A single window of Candidatus Abyssobacteria bacterium SURF_5 DNA harbors:
- a CDS encoding YihA family ribosome biogenesis GTP-binding protein — MKIQSVRYVLSAAAPSQFPKDRLAEVAFSGRSNVGKSSLLNRMVGRKIAKISQTPGKTRVINFFLVNEQLYFVDLPGYGYAKVSKAMQRGWQRLIEQYMEKRPNLKAVVVIIDARRERIPPADLQMIEYVLSLGIVCIPVFTKIDKLTRSERAALKRNGFAQLPARVEAHLFSALTGDGKKELLNTLAKYLA; from the coding sequence ATGAAAATCCAATCGGTGCGATACGTATTGAGCGCGGCCGCGCCTTCCCAATTTCCGAAGGACCGGCTGGCGGAAGTCGCTTTTTCAGGCAGGTCGAATGTCGGCAAGTCGTCTTTGCTCAACCGGATGGTCGGCAGAAAAATCGCAAAAATCAGCCAGACGCCGGGCAAGACGCGCGTGATCAATTTCTTTCTGGTGAACGAGCAGCTTTATTTTGTCGACTTGCCGGGGTATGGATATGCGAAAGTATCGAAGGCGATGCAGCGAGGATGGCAGCGCCTGATTGAACAATACATGGAGAAGAGGCCCAATTTAAAGGCAGTTGTGGTGATAATCGATGCGCGACGAGAGAGGATCCCGCCGGCGGACCTGCAGATGATCGAGTACGTCCTCTCGCTTGGAATCGTCTGTATCCCCGTCTTCACGAAGATTGATAAACTGACGCGATCGGAACGAGCGGCCCTGAAAAGGAACGGGTTTGCTCAATTGCCGGCGCGAGTGGAGGCTCATCTTTTTTCCGCCCTCACCGGTGACGGGAAGAAGGAGCTGTTAAACACTCTGGCAAAGTACCTCGCCTGA